From Desmospora profundinema, a single genomic window includes:
- a CDS encoding DUF1002 domain-containing protein produces the protein MRRVKSWSLFALIGTFMISLLLPHGAWAGTDTVVTLGKDLTADQRQTVMRNLEAPDGVETLEVSIQDVERYLGNHVDKATIGTKAYSSAKVTLAKEGSGIRVDTTNVTKITPQMYANALITAGVKDAEVTVTAPIQVSGTTGLTGIMMAFETATDQEISDEQKDLANEEMVITSELGEKIEDSDKATQFIAEVKEEIAEQQPQTKEEVRDIIINVAGDLNINLGDQDVDRVTDTMHRFSELDIDWNSLGNQLNELKNNFDEMIGNIDLDSEEAQGFLSGLLDWLSELWDAITSVFATE, from the coding sequence ATGAGACGAGTGAAATCCTGGAGTTTGTTCGCCCTTATCGGTACGTTCATGATCAGCCTGTTGTTGCCTCATGGAGCCTGGGCCGGCACGGACACCGTGGTAACCCTCGGCAAGGATCTGACTGCCGACCAGCGGCAGACCGTGATGCGCAATCTGGAGGCACCGGATGGCGTGGAAACGCTGGAGGTGAGTATCCAGGACGTAGAGCGGTATTTGGGGAACCATGTGGATAAAGCCACCATCGGTACCAAAGCCTACTCATCCGCCAAAGTGACACTGGCCAAAGAAGGATCGGGAATCCGGGTGGATACCACCAATGTCACCAAAATCACCCCGCAGATGTATGCCAATGCGCTGATCACCGCCGGGGTCAAGGATGCCGAGGTGACGGTCACCGCCCCGATCCAAGTCTCCGGCACCACCGGCCTGACCGGTATCATGATGGCTTTTGAAACCGCGACAGACCAGGAAATCAGCGATGAACAAAAAGACCTGGCCAATGAAGAAATGGTGATCACCTCCGAACTGGGTGAAAAAATCGAGGACAGCGACAAAGCCACCCAGTTCATTGCTGAAGTAAAAGAAGAGATCGCCGAACAGCAACCCCAGACGAAGGAAGAGGTGCGCGACATTATCATCAATGTCGCCGGTGATCTCAATATCAACCTCGGGGACCAGGATGTGGATCGGGTCACCGATACCATGCATCGCTTCTCCGAGTTGGACATCGACTGGAACTCCCTCGGAAATCAGTTAAACGAGCTGAAAAACAACTTTGACGAAATGATCGGCAACATCGATCTGGATAGTGAAGAAGCCCAAGGCTTCCTGTCTGGACTGCTAGATTGGCTGTCCGAACTGTGGGATGCCATCACCAGTGTCTTTGCCACCGAATGA
- a CDS encoding sodium-dependent bicarbonate transport family permease yields the protein MSDIVLQNLLSPVVLFFVLGLFASVIGSDLRFPKGLSETLSIYLLIAIGLKGGMSLSHYSFADTLKPMIGACFLGTVIPILTVIILRMMKMDFKNAVALGATYGSVSIVTYGAGVSFLEHTDTSYETYMNGIVVLMEIPAIFIALTLLSIKKSGGAQPAPTVRSLGLIAVNPLPFLSLQLLKESLFGKSVLLLSGSLLVGFISGTAALPFVKPLFIDLYQSFLLLFLLNMGIMVGQTLAVVRKQGGKLLAFALLMPVGFGVLGIFTGLVSGLSLGGTTLMGILAASASYIAAPAALRTSVPEANPSIYLGSALGITFPFNLTVGIPLLFSIAHWLH from the coding sequence GTGAGCGATATCGTTTTGCAAAACTTACTCTCTCCTGTGGTCTTGTTTTTCGTACTGGGCCTATTCGCGTCCGTCATCGGCTCCGACCTTCGCTTTCCAAAAGGATTAAGTGAAACATTGAGCATCTATCTACTCATCGCCATCGGTTTAAAAGGAGGCATGTCTCTTTCCCACTACTCCTTCGCAGACACGTTGAAACCGATGATCGGAGCATGTTTTCTCGGAACCGTCATCCCCATCCTGACGGTGATCATACTGCGTATGATGAAGATGGACTTCAAGAATGCCGTTGCATTAGGAGCGACGTATGGATCCGTTTCCATCGTCACCTATGGAGCAGGGGTCTCCTTCTTAGAACATACCGACACTTCTTATGAAACCTATATGAACGGCATTGTCGTTCTGATGGAAATCCCGGCAATCTTCATCGCGCTCACCCTTCTTTCCATAAAAAAAAGTGGAGGTGCCCAACCGGCACCCACAGTCCGATCCTTAGGATTGATTGCGGTCAATCCGCTCCCTTTCCTTTCACTCCAACTCCTCAAAGAGAGTTTATTCGGTAAAAGTGTTCTCCTTCTTTCCGGCAGTTTACTGGTGGGATTCATTTCAGGGACCGCGGCTCTTCCGTTTGTGAAACCATTATTTATCGATCTGTATCAAAGCTTTCTTCTCCTCTTCTTATTAAACATGGGAATCATGGTTGGACAAACACTGGCGGTTGTCCGAAAACAGGGGGGGAAACTGCTCGCTTTTGCTTTATTGATGCCTGTCGGATTTGGGGTGCTCGGGATTTTTACAGGGTTGGTAAGCGGCCTGTCCTTGGGCGGAACGACGCTCATGGGCATCTTGGCTGCCAGTGCCTCCTATATCGCTGCTCCTGCGGCACTCCGCACTTCCGTTCCGGAAGCGAACCCTTCGATTTACCTGGGCTCCGCTTTAGGAATAACGTTCCCATTCAATTTGACGGTGGGGATTCCACTGCTTTTTTCCATCGCTCACTGGCTTCACTAG
- the sdhB gene encoding succinate dehydrogenase iron-sulfur subunit, with protein MSETATPTRPETQAEKNTVRFIITRQDSPDSEPYTEEFELEYRPNMTVNSSLMEIQRNPVNCKGEKVSPVSWEANCLEEVCGACSMVINGTPRQACSTLIDDLEQPIHVQPMNTFPVMRDMVVDRNRMFDTLKRMKAWVPIDGTHDLGPGPRIPEVDRQWRYELSKCMTCGVCLQACPNVNDRSNFVGPFAVGQVDLFNAHPTGAMNKHERVDALYEDGGVQECGNSQNCVQACPKGIPLTTAIARMNREGTKHIFRKWLSR; from the coding sequence CATCACCCGGCAGGATTCGCCTGACTCTGAGCCTTACACCGAAGAATTCGAGTTGGAGTATCGCCCCAATATGACGGTGAACTCCTCCTTGATGGAGATCCAGCGCAACCCGGTCAACTGCAAGGGAGAGAAAGTCTCTCCCGTTTCCTGGGAAGCCAACTGCCTGGAGGAAGTATGCGGTGCCTGCTCCATGGTGATCAACGGCACCCCGCGTCAAGCCTGCTCCACCCTGATCGATGATCTGGAGCAGCCGATCCATGTCCAGCCGATGAATACCTTCCCGGTGATGCGGGATATGGTGGTGGACCGGAATCGGATGTTTGATACCTTGAAACGGATGAAGGCCTGGGTGCCCATCGACGGAACCCACGATCTGGGACCAGGTCCCCGGATTCCGGAAGTGGATCGCCAGTGGCGCTATGAGCTGTCCAAGTGCATGACCTGTGGTGTTTGTTTGCAGGCTTGTCCCAATGTGAATGATCGTTCCAACTTTGTCGGCCCCTTCGCGGTGGGACAGGTGGATTTGTTTAACGCCCATCCCACCGGCGCGATGAACAAACATGAGCGGGTAGACGCCCTCTACGAGGACGGCGGCGTGCAAGAATGCGGAAACTCTCAAAACTGTGTCCAAGCTTGCCCCAAAGGCATTCCGCTTACTACCGCCATCGCCCGTATGAACCGCGAAGGCACCAAGCATATCTTCCGCAAGTGGCTTTCCCGATAA
- a CDS encoding DUF2294 domain-containing protein: METKRTKGMVESDISKALTQWEKEYLGRGSVQVKTHILQHMILVSLKGVLSPAEKELTKTEAGMLSIKKIRSELIETGSLQLKELISQLTGCEVESFHTDISTRTGERMIVFVLMENLEKQLTE, translated from the coding sequence ATGGAAACAAAAAGAACCAAGGGCATGGTGGAATCAGACATCAGCAAGGCACTTACACAATGGGAAAAAGAATACTTGGGACGAGGATCGGTTCAAGTAAAAACCCACATTCTCCAACACATGATACTCGTATCCTTAAAAGGGGTGCTAAGCCCCGCCGAAAAGGAATTGACAAAAACCGAAGCCGGTATGCTCTCCATCAAGAAGATTCGATCCGAACTGATTGAGACGGGAAGTCTTCAATTAAAAGAGCTGATCTCCCAACTAACCGGATGTGAAGTGGAAAGCTTTCATACCGATATCAGCACACGCACGGGAGAACGGATGATTGTGTTTGTACTGATGGAAAACCTAGAAAAACAACTAACCGAATAA